One genomic region from Colletes latitarsis isolate SP2378_abdomen chromosome 10, iyColLati1, whole genome shotgun sequence encodes:
- the Ask1 gene encoding apoptotic signal-regulating kinase 1 isoform X1, whose translation MLSNCGDTTEMTGPLQSTIIEGISSTDSVGTHSDISGHTTICGRPKMDVACVLDVQQQEHLAQRRKALEEVRQACYLVNANIHHIQFEKLDFGETNVLDTFYNADVAVVDLSIQLQQSALFYHLGVRESFGMKENILLHNDVDTETTIRLKLSCGSYTFVSYRVVDCGSCVATNPATTRLTGEEVVDPKQHLTLKLKKLFQDVEVQSKAHMKEKFLADLRKARETYSGEELSKALNNMRKRLDDPNVLSGEVVLNVLISFREIQDYDAMVQLVDDLRTIPTHKNYINTPAIRYLYAFALNRRNKEGDRERALKVIEKALEKKENHVPDMLCLCGRIYKDKFVESRHTDEESLKNAIHWYRKGFEVQPNEYAGINLATLLVIAGNEFSKSEELQHIGMVLNNLIGKKGSLSSLKDYWDVATFFEISVLAEDYSKAIQAAECMFKLKPPNWYLKSTIGNITLIDRFRKKNEEAEVSPEEQIFSFWMDYFVEATKSEVGDSIRFPLLVLEPTKILMPSYVNVNLGAEEKSVQIWNLCLDNMKNNCKQVHDWLFTANMIRSVSLYKRDERCLFLYVHQNSDDFQMYFPSVQCRQRFYDLILEMTRDQEGMVADLDAYLTDDRMKFEYELDDQNKRIILGKGTYGVVYAARDLNTQVRIAVKEIRERNLGDVQPLHEEIKLHSQLRHRNIVQYLGSVSEDGYFKIFMEQVPGGSLSALLRSKWGPLKENESTIAYYTKQILEGLKYLHDQKIVHRDIKGDNVLVNTYSGVVKISDFGMSKRLAGLCPSTETFTGTLQYMAPEVIDKGQRGYGAPADIWSLGCTIVEMATGKPPFIELGSPQAAVFKVGYYKIHPEIPSELSERAKSFILRCFEPNPDIRATAAELLEDPFLNEKKKTNRLVAPPDFSRSISVPADRFERLGKSDKTNNNHIVSAAPIQTSQSDDSVTYSGGLTKSSPLRERSPAHLLSPISMPTATLSFNSAIGTTPSIETSESDTAGASMTRRSSSGGLLSPEVELGGQPGQKTGEEQEGFYLLKKDSQRRMTLTRVLTQDEAKICEVWMRGIHQAEGQTVLQMSHLVLLMRALRDYIAEQNHEVIGTAIRTLKEELDFDSTAINHLNLAIYLFQTAVNEVLRMHSIKPHWMFALDNLVRNAVQAAITVLSPELGANLLGQERVQTGGQGPEEGSTSGVSTVNSVKSQKTGDSVDNKYWKEYRDQMGDMKMENMRLLQELLESQKSYQILLQQALDEQRAQVNTLTRLCESISRRTMRQESGYNSSVSGNNQPVSVIVSDAQLDAASYTDQALIEWLQNLQIDNASMERFMYEQYTLEDILCYVTRDDIRKLNLRGGIELRIWQAILKHRQGNGD comes from the exons ATGCTTTCCAACTGTGGTGATACAACTGAAATGActg GTCCTCTGCAATCGACGATTATAGAGGGTATCTCTAGTACAGATAGTGTTGGTACACACAGTGACATTTCTGGGCATACTACAATCTGTGGAAGGCCCAAAATGGATGTGGCTTGTGTGTTGGATGTACAACAACAGGAACACTTAGCACAGAGAAGAAAAGCTTTGGAAGAAGTCAGACAAGCATGTTATCTAGTTAATGCCAATATACATCATATACAG TTTGAAAAGCTGGATTTTGGGGAAACAAATGTACTTGATACATTCTATAATGCAGATGTAGCTGTTGTGGACTTGAGCATTCAACTACAGCAGTCTGCATTGTTTTATCACCTTGGTGTTAGAGAAAGTTTTGGCATGAAAGAGAACATCCTGTTGCATAATGATGTAGACACTGAAACAACAATTAGGCTCAAA TTATCATGTGGCAGCTATACATTTGTTTCATACCGGGTGGTAGACTGTGGTTCATGCGTTGCTACAAATCCAGCTACTACCAGACTTACCGGGGAGGAAGTGGTAGATCCAAAACAACATCTTACACTGaagcttaaaaagttatttcaaGATGTTGAAGTACAATCTAA AGCACACATGAAAGAAAAGTTCCTAGCAGATTTGCGTAAAGCACGCGAAACGTATTCGGGCGAAGAACTTTCGAAAGCTTTGAACAATATGCGTAAACGTTTGGACGACCCGAACGTTTTGTCTGGAGAGGTTGTCTTAAACGTACTCATTTCCTTCCGTGAAATACAG GATTACGATGCAATGGTGCAGTTAGTCGATGATCTAAGAACAATACCGACTCacaaaaattacattaataCTCCGGCTATTCGGTACCTGTATGCATTTGCTTTAAATCGACGAAACAAGGAAGGCGATAGAGAAAGGGCATTAAAAGTTATAGAAAAAGCTttggaaaagaaagaaaatcatGTTCCTGATATGTTATGTTTGTGCGGGAGAATATATAAGGATAAATTTGTAGAAAGTAGACATACGGACGAAGAAAGTTTAAAGAACGCGATCCATTGGTATAGAAAAGGCTTCGAG GTTCAACCAAACGAATATGCCGGGATCAATCTCGCCACGTTGTTGGTTATAGCGGGAAACGAATTTTCAAAGAGCGAAGAATTGCAGCATATTGGCATGGTGTTGAATAATCTCATCGGCAAGAAGGGTAGCTTGTCGAGTTTAAAAGATTATTGGGATGTGGCTACGTTCTTCGAAATCAGTGTGCTGGCCGAGGATTATTCGAAAGCTATTCAAGCCGCCGAGTGCATGTTCAAATTGAAGCCGCCAAACTG GTACCTGAAATCGACAATAGGAAATATAACGCTGATAGATAGGTTTCGTAAAAAGAACGAAGAAGCTGAGGTTTCGCCAGAGGAGCAAATATTTAGTTTTTGGATGGACTACTTTGTCGAAGCCACGAAATCGGAAGTTGGAGATAGTATACGGTTTCCA CTCTTAGTGCTGGAGCCAACGAAGATCTTGATGCCGAGCTATGTAAACGTTAACCTCGGGGCAGAAGAGAAATCGGTACAAATATGGAATTTATGTTTAGACAATATGAAGAACAACTGCAAACAAGTCCACGATTGGTTATTCACCGCGAACATGATACGTAGCGTTAGCCTATACAAACGAGACGAGCGTTGCCTTTTTTTATACGTTCATCAGAATTCCGACGATTTCCAAATGTATTTTCCGTCCGTTCAATGCAGACAAAGATTTTACGATTTAATCTTGGAAATGACCAGGGACCAAGAAGGCATGGTTGCAGACTTGGATGCTTACTTGACCGACGACAGAATGAAG TTTGAGTATGAATTAGACGATCAGAATAAACGAATAATATTGGGAAAGGGTACATACGGAGTCGTGTACGCAGCTCGAGATCTAAATACTCAGGTTAGAATCGCGGTTAAAGAGATTCGGGAACGAAATTTAGGAGATGTtcaacctttgcacgaagaaattaaattacatagTCAACTAAGGCACAGAAATATCGTGCAATATCTTGGTTCAGTCAGCGAAGACGGATActtcaaaatatttatggagCAAGTTCCTGGAG GTAGTTTATCGGCTTTATTAAGATCCAAGTGGGGTCCCCTAAAAGAAAACGAATCTACGATTGCTTATTATACCAAACAAATTCTAGAAGGTCTCAAGTATCTCCATGATCAGAAAATCGTCCATCGAGATATTAAAG GCGATAATGTTCTAGTAAATACGTATAGTGGGGTAGTAAAGATATCAGATTTTGGCATGTCAAAACGTTTAGCTGGGTTATGTCCAAGTACGGAAACGTTTACTGGAACGTTACAGTACATGGCACCAGAAGTTATAGACAAAGGACAACGTGGATACGGGGCTCCC GCAGACATTTGGTCTCTGGGTTGCACGATAGTTGAAATGGCGACTGGTAAACCACCATTTATCGAGTTGGGATCGCCTCAAGCAGCAGTTTTTAAG GTTGGATATTACAAAATACACCCAGAAATTCCATCAGAACTATCTGAAAGGGCAAAGAGTTTCATATTGCGTTGTTTCGAACCAAACCCCGACATAAGAGCAACTGCGGCCGAGTTATTAGAAGATCCATTTTTAAACGA AAAAAAGAAAACCAATCGATTGGTAGCGCCACCAGATTTCAGTCGTAGCATTTCAGTACCTGCCGATAGATTCGAACGTTTAGGAAAATCCGACAAAACGAACAATAATCACATCGTTTCCGCTGCGCCCATTCAAACTTCGCAGTCGGACGATAG TGTTACATACAGTGGAGGGTTGACAAAGTCAAGTCCACTAAGGGAGCGCAGTCCAGCACACCTACTGTCTCCTATCAGCATGCCCACTGCAACCCTTTCTTTTAACAG CGCAATAGGAACCACACCGTCTATAGAAACAAGCGAATCCGACACAGCTGGAGCGTCAATGACCCGAAGAAGTTCCTCGGGCGGATTGTTATCGCCGGAAGTTGAATTAGGAG GTCAACCAGGACAAAAAACTGGCGAAGAGCAAGAAGGTTTCTATTTACTGAAGAAAGACAGTCAAAGAAGAATGACGCTTACTAGAGTCCTTACGCAAGACGAGGCAAAAATCTGCGAAGTATGGATGAGGGGTATACATCAAGCAGAAGGCCAAACTGTTCTTCAAATG AGCCATTTAGTTTTGTTGATGCGTGCTCTGAGGGATTATATCGCGGAACAAAATCACGAAGTAATCGGGACTGCCATTCGAACGTTAAAAGAAGAGTTAGATTTTGATTCCACTGCCATCAATCATTTAAATCTAGCTATTTACCTTTTTCAAACTGCAGTGAACGAGGTTCTACGAATGCATAGCATAAAGCCACACTGGATGTTCGCACTGGACAACTTAGTCAGAAATGCAGTTCAAGCTGCCATCACTGTACTCTCTCCTG AACTCGGAGCCAATTTGCTGGGTCAAGAACGCGTCCAAACCGGCGGTCAAGGTCCAGAAGAAGGATCTACGTCCGGCGTATCGACCGTAAATTCCGTAAAATCTCAGAAAACCGGCGATTCCGTTGATAACAAGTATTGGAAAGAATACCGAGATCAAATGGGAGATATGAAAATGGAGAACATGAGATTGCTGCAAGAGTTACTTGAAAGTCAAAAGTCGTATCAGATTTTGTTGCAGCAAGCTCTCGATGAGCAACGAGCTCAGGTTAATACCTTGACGCGGCTATGCGAAAGCATTAGCAGAAGAACTATGAGGCAGGAATCAGG CTATAATTCTTCCGTGTCTGGAAACAATCAGCCGGTGTCTGTGATTGTTAGCGATGCACAGCTTGATGCAGCTTCGTATACGGATCAAGCCCTCATCGAGTGGTTACAAAATCTACAAATAGACAATGCCTCTATGGAAAGG TTTATGTACGAGCAGTACACATTGGAGGACATCTTGTGTTACGTTACTCGCGATGATATCCGCAAGCTTAATCTCAG AGGGGGAATTGAACTCAGGATATGGCAAGCTATATTAAAGCATCGACAAGGTAACGGCGATTAA
- the Ask1 gene encoding apoptotic signal-regulating kinase 1 isoform X3, which produces MLSNCGDTTEMTGPLQSTIIEGISSTDSVGTHSDISGHTTICGRPKMDVACVLDVQQQEHLAQRRKALEEVRQACYLVNANIHHIQFEKLDFGETNVLDTFYNADVAVVDLSIQLQQSALFYHLGVRESFGMKENILLHNDVDTETTIRLKLSCGSYTFVSYRVVDCGSCVATNPATTRLTGEEVVDPKQHLTLKLKKLFQDVEVQSKAHMKEKFLADLRKARETYSGEELSKALNNMRKRLDDPNVLSGEVVLNVLISFREIQDYDAMVQLVDDLRTIPTHKNYINTPAIRYLYAFALNRRNKEGDRERALKVIEKALEKKENHVPDMLCLCGRIYKDKFVESRHTDEESLKNAIHWYRKGFEVQPNEYAGINLATLLVIAGNEFSKSEELQHIGMVLNNLIGKKGSLSSLKDYWDVATFFEISVLAEDYSKAIQAAECMFKLKPPNWYLKSTIGNITLIDRFRKKNEEAEVSPEEQIFSFWMDYFVEATKSEVGDSIRFPLLVLEPTKILMPSYVNVNLGAEEKSVQIWNLCLDNMKNNCKQVHDWLFTANMIRSVSLYKRDERCLFLYVHQNSDDFQMYFPSVQCRQRFYDLILEMTRDQEGMVADLDAYLTDDRMKFEYELDDQNKRIILGKGTYGVVYAARDLNTQVRIAVKEIRERNLGDVQPLHEEIKLHSQLRHRNIVQYLGSVSEDGYFKIFMEQVPGGSLSALLRSKWGPLKENESTIAYYTKQILEGLKYLHDQKIVHRDIKGDNVLVNTYSGVVKISDFGMSKRLAGLCPSTETFTGTLQYMAPEVIDKGQRGYGAPADIWSLGCTIVEMATGKPPFIELGSPQAAVFKVGYYKIHPEIPSELSERAKSFILRCFEPNPDIRATAAELLEDPFLNEKKKTNRLVAPPDFSRSISVPADRFERLGKSDKTNNNHIVSAAPIQTSQSDDSAIGTTPSIETSESDTAGASMTRRSSSGGLLSPEVELGGQPGQKTGEEQEGFYLLKKDSQRRMTLTRVLTQDEAKICEVWMRGIHQAEGQTVLQMSHLVLLMRALRDYIAEQNHEVIGTAIRTLKEELDFDSTAINHLNLAIYLFQTAVNEVLRMHSIKPHWMFALDNLVRNAVQAAITVLSPELGANLLGQERVQTGGQGPEEGSTSGVSTVNSVKSQKTGDSVDNKYWKEYRDQMGDMKMENMRLLQELLESQKSYQILLQQALDEQRAQVNTLTRLCESISRRTMRQESGYNSSVSGNNQPVSVIVSDAQLDAASYTDQALIEWLQNLQIDNASMERFMYEQYTLEDILCYVTRDDIRKLNLRGGIELRIWQAILKHRQGNGD; this is translated from the exons ATGCTTTCCAACTGTGGTGATACAACTGAAATGActg GTCCTCTGCAATCGACGATTATAGAGGGTATCTCTAGTACAGATAGTGTTGGTACACACAGTGACATTTCTGGGCATACTACAATCTGTGGAAGGCCCAAAATGGATGTGGCTTGTGTGTTGGATGTACAACAACAGGAACACTTAGCACAGAGAAGAAAAGCTTTGGAAGAAGTCAGACAAGCATGTTATCTAGTTAATGCCAATATACATCATATACAG TTTGAAAAGCTGGATTTTGGGGAAACAAATGTACTTGATACATTCTATAATGCAGATGTAGCTGTTGTGGACTTGAGCATTCAACTACAGCAGTCTGCATTGTTTTATCACCTTGGTGTTAGAGAAAGTTTTGGCATGAAAGAGAACATCCTGTTGCATAATGATGTAGACACTGAAACAACAATTAGGCTCAAA TTATCATGTGGCAGCTATACATTTGTTTCATACCGGGTGGTAGACTGTGGTTCATGCGTTGCTACAAATCCAGCTACTACCAGACTTACCGGGGAGGAAGTGGTAGATCCAAAACAACATCTTACACTGaagcttaaaaagttatttcaaGATGTTGAAGTACAATCTAA AGCACACATGAAAGAAAAGTTCCTAGCAGATTTGCGTAAAGCACGCGAAACGTATTCGGGCGAAGAACTTTCGAAAGCTTTGAACAATATGCGTAAACGTTTGGACGACCCGAACGTTTTGTCTGGAGAGGTTGTCTTAAACGTACTCATTTCCTTCCGTGAAATACAG GATTACGATGCAATGGTGCAGTTAGTCGATGATCTAAGAACAATACCGACTCacaaaaattacattaataCTCCGGCTATTCGGTACCTGTATGCATTTGCTTTAAATCGACGAAACAAGGAAGGCGATAGAGAAAGGGCATTAAAAGTTATAGAAAAAGCTttggaaaagaaagaaaatcatGTTCCTGATATGTTATGTTTGTGCGGGAGAATATATAAGGATAAATTTGTAGAAAGTAGACATACGGACGAAGAAAGTTTAAAGAACGCGATCCATTGGTATAGAAAAGGCTTCGAG GTTCAACCAAACGAATATGCCGGGATCAATCTCGCCACGTTGTTGGTTATAGCGGGAAACGAATTTTCAAAGAGCGAAGAATTGCAGCATATTGGCATGGTGTTGAATAATCTCATCGGCAAGAAGGGTAGCTTGTCGAGTTTAAAAGATTATTGGGATGTGGCTACGTTCTTCGAAATCAGTGTGCTGGCCGAGGATTATTCGAAAGCTATTCAAGCCGCCGAGTGCATGTTCAAATTGAAGCCGCCAAACTG GTACCTGAAATCGACAATAGGAAATATAACGCTGATAGATAGGTTTCGTAAAAAGAACGAAGAAGCTGAGGTTTCGCCAGAGGAGCAAATATTTAGTTTTTGGATGGACTACTTTGTCGAAGCCACGAAATCGGAAGTTGGAGATAGTATACGGTTTCCA CTCTTAGTGCTGGAGCCAACGAAGATCTTGATGCCGAGCTATGTAAACGTTAACCTCGGGGCAGAAGAGAAATCGGTACAAATATGGAATTTATGTTTAGACAATATGAAGAACAACTGCAAACAAGTCCACGATTGGTTATTCACCGCGAACATGATACGTAGCGTTAGCCTATACAAACGAGACGAGCGTTGCCTTTTTTTATACGTTCATCAGAATTCCGACGATTTCCAAATGTATTTTCCGTCCGTTCAATGCAGACAAAGATTTTACGATTTAATCTTGGAAATGACCAGGGACCAAGAAGGCATGGTTGCAGACTTGGATGCTTACTTGACCGACGACAGAATGAAG TTTGAGTATGAATTAGACGATCAGAATAAACGAATAATATTGGGAAAGGGTACATACGGAGTCGTGTACGCAGCTCGAGATCTAAATACTCAGGTTAGAATCGCGGTTAAAGAGATTCGGGAACGAAATTTAGGAGATGTtcaacctttgcacgaagaaattaaattacatagTCAACTAAGGCACAGAAATATCGTGCAATATCTTGGTTCAGTCAGCGAAGACGGATActtcaaaatatttatggagCAAGTTCCTGGAG GTAGTTTATCGGCTTTATTAAGATCCAAGTGGGGTCCCCTAAAAGAAAACGAATCTACGATTGCTTATTATACCAAACAAATTCTAGAAGGTCTCAAGTATCTCCATGATCAGAAAATCGTCCATCGAGATATTAAAG GCGATAATGTTCTAGTAAATACGTATAGTGGGGTAGTAAAGATATCAGATTTTGGCATGTCAAAACGTTTAGCTGGGTTATGTCCAAGTACGGAAACGTTTACTGGAACGTTACAGTACATGGCACCAGAAGTTATAGACAAAGGACAACGTGGATACGGGGCTCCC GCAGACATTTGGTCTCTGGGTTGCACGATAGTTGAAATGGCGACTGGTAAACCACCATTTATCGAGTTGGGATCGCCTCAAGCAGCAGTTTTTAAG GTTGGATATTACAAAATACACCCAGAAATTCCATCAGAACTATCTGAAAGGGCAAAGAGTTTCATATTGCGTTGTTTCGAACCAAACCCCGACATAAGAGCAACTGCGGCCGAGTTATTAGAAGATCCATTTTTAAACGA AAAAAAGAAAACCAATCGATTGGTAGCGCCACCAGATTTCAGTCGTAGCATTTCAGTACCTGCCGATAGATTCGAACGTTTAGGAAAATCCGACAAAACGAACAATAATCACATCGTTTCCGCTGCGCCCATTCAAACTTCGCAGTCGGACGATAG CGCAATAGGAACCACACCGTCTATAGAAACAAGCGAATCCGACACAGCTGGAGCGTCAATGACCCGAAGAAGTTCCTCGGGCGGATTGTTATCGCCGGAAGTTGAATTAGGAG GTCAACCAGGACAAAAAACTGGCGAAGAGCAAGAAGGTTTCTATTTACTGAAGAAAGACAGTCAAAGAAGAATGACGCTTACTAGAGTCCTTACGCAAGACGAGGCAAAAATCTGCGAAGTATGGATGAGGGGTATACATCAAGCAGAAGGCCAAACTGTTCTTCAAATG AGCCATTTAGTTTTGTTGATGCGTGCTCTGAGGGATTATATCGCGGAACAAAATCACGAAGTAATCGGGACTGCCATTCGAACGTTAAAAGAAGAGTTAGATTTTGATTCCACTGCCATCAATCATTTAAATCTAGCTATTTACCTTTTTCAAACTGCAGTGAACGAGGTTCTACGAATGCATAGCATAAAGCCACACTGGATGTTCGCACTGGACAACTTAGTCAGAAATGCAGTTCAAGCTGCCATCACTGTACTCTCTCCTG AACTCGGAGCCAATTTGCTGGGTCAAGAACGCGTCCAAACCGGCGGTCAAGGTCCAGAAGAAGGATCTACGTCCGGCGTATCGACCGTAAATTCCGTAAAATCTCAGAAAACCGGCGATTCCGTTGATAACAAGTATTGGAAAGAATACCGAGATCAAATGGGAGATATGAAAATGGAGAACATGAGATTGCTGCAAGAGTTACTTGAAAGTCAAAAGTCGTATCAGATTTTGTTGCAGCAAGCTCTCGATGAGCAACGAGCTCAGGTTAATACCTTGACGCGGCTATGCGAAAGCATTAGCAGAAGAACTATGAGGCAGGAATCAGG CTATAATTCTTCCGTGTCTGGAAACAATCAGCCGGTGTCTGTGATTGTTAGCGATGCACAGCTTGATGCAGCTTCGTATACGGATCAAGCCCTCATCGAGTGGTTACAAAATCTACAAATAGACAATGCCTCTATGGAAAGG TTTATGTACGAGCAGTACACATTGGAGGACATCTTGTGTTACGTTACTCGCGATGATATCCGCAAGCTTAATCTCAG AGGGGGAATTGAACTCAGGATATGGCAAGCTATATTAAAGCATCGACAAGGTAACGGCGATTAA